One Helianthus annuus cultivar XRQ/B chromosome 7, HanXRQr2.0-SUNRISE, whole genome shotgun sequence genomic region harbors:
- the LOC110866471 gene encoding uncharacterized protein LOC110866471, producing MEKALARYGVTPRFSTAYQLQTSGQVENANRGVKRILEKTVGKSRKDWAEKLDDALWAFRTAYKTPLGTTPFMIVYGKACHLLVELEHRALWELKTVTLPKPQGGDSFKSMN from the coding sequence ATGGAAAAGGCACTTGCACGCTACGGTGTCACTCCCCGTTTTTCTACCGCATACCAACTGCAAACTAGTGGCCAAGTAGAGAATGCAAACCGAGGGGTGAAGAGAATTCTAGAAAAAACGGTAGGAAAAAGTAGAAAAGATTGGGCGGAAAAGCTCGACGATGCATTATGGGCATTCCGCACCGCTTACAAAACACCTTTAGGAACCACGCCCTTCATGATTGTGTATGGCAAAGCATGCCATCTTCTGGTAGAGTTAGAACATAGAGCATTGTGGGAATTGAAAACCGTTACCTTACCGAAGCCGCAAGGAGGAGATTCTTTCAAATCTATGAATTAG